From the genome of Atribacterota bacterium, one region includes:
- a CDS encoding type Z 30S ribosomal protein S14: MAKKALIVKTNKEQKFKVRNYHRCNICGRPRGYLRKFGICRICVRKMALNGELPGIIKSSW, encoded by the coding sequence GTGGCCAAGAAAGCCTTAATTGTTAAAACAAATAAAGAGCAAAAATTCAAGGTAAGGAATTATCATCGTTGTAATATTTGTGGTAGACCAAGAGGTTATCTTAGAAAATTTGGAATTTGTCGAATCTGTGTTAGAAAAATGGCATTGAATGGTGAATTGCCAGGCATTATTAAATCTAGTTGGTAA